The proteins below come from a single Asanoa ferruginea genomic window:
- a CDS encoding SRPBCC family protein produces the protein MTERRRTATGTFTIAFPPHEAFRLFTATGERDWAPGWDPHFPAATTDDTDPGTVFVTDAHHHTTTWVVVERDEGRLLRYARLLPGVTAGTVTVVLRAAGDGSAVTVTYDLTALTDEAARDLDGFVTGFAAYLESWQRAIGQLSRPGR, from the coding sequence ATGACCGAACGACGTCGCACGGCGACGGGCACCTTCACCATCGCGTTCCCGCCGCACGAGGCGTTCCGGCTGTTCACGGCGACCGGCGAGCGCGACTGGGCGCCCGGCTGGGACCCGCACTTCCCGGCGGCCACGACCGACGACACCGACCCCGGCACGGTCTTCGTCACCGACGCACACCACCACACCACGACCTGGGTGGTCGTCGAGCGCGACGAGGGCCGGCTGCTCCGTTACGCCCGCCTGCTTCCGGGCGTGACGGCGGGGACGGTCACGGTGGTCCTGCGCGCAGCCGGCGACGGGTCAGCGGTGACGGTGACCTACGACCTCACCGCGCTCACCGACGAAGCCGCCCGTGACCTGGACGGCTTCGTCACCGGCTTCGCGGCCTATCTCGAGTCGTGGCAGCGGGCCATCGGTCAGCTCAGCCGACCAGGTCGTTAG
- a CDS encoding alkaline phosphatase family protein: MRRRLTAITAVLAAVLATAGCASQKVQTDTKVLVIAEENETYDRVIGNPDAPYISMLAERYGSAANMDAGYPPQCPSLAAYLLMTSGSTHGICDDADPAAHPIDSDNVLTQVARAGREWRNYADSAPGTCASTNSADGRYLVRHTPAAYYTREAANCRRWHVPLGDLTSGALHDDVTSGNLPAYAFVSPDACHDMHGAPPCPDRLVASGDEWLSQWLPRILAGPDYTAGRLVVIVTWDEGTTTDNHIPTIVISPKTNGVHATQPYTLCSILRTTEELLRLPLLGCAATATSMRSEFKL, translated from the coding sequence ATGCGCAGACGACTGACGGCGATCACGGCGGTGCTCGCCGCCGTGCTCGCGACGGCCGGATGCGCTTCCCAGAAGGTCCAGACCGACACCAAGGTGCTGGTCATCGCGGAGGAGAACGAGACCTACGACCGGGTGATCGGCAACCCCGACGCGCCCTACATCAGCATGCTCGCGGAGCGATATGGCTCGGCCGCCAACATGGACGCCGGCTATCCGCCGCAGTGCCCGTCATTGGCGGCCTACCTGCTGATGACCAGCGGCAGCACTCACGGAATCTGCGACGACGCCGACCCGGCGGCGCACCCGATCGACTCCGACAACGTGCTCACCCAGGTCGCGCGGGCCGGGCGGGAGTGGCGTAACTACGCCGACTCCGCGCCCGGCACCTGCGCTTCCACCAACTCGGCCGACGGCCGCTACCTGGTGCGGCACACGCCCGCCGCCTACTACACCCGGGAGGCGGCCAACTGCCGCCGCTGGCACGTCCCGCTCGGCGACCTCACCAGCGGCGCACTGCACGACGACGTCACGAGCGGAAACCTTCCGGCGTACGCCTTCGTCTCGCCCGACGCCTGTCATGACATGCACGGCGCGCCGCCCTGCCCGGACCGGCTCGTCGCGTCCGGCGACGAGTGGCTGAGCCAGTGGCTGCCGCGGATCCTCGCCGGCCCCGACTACACGGCCGGGCGGCTGGTCGTGATCGTCACCTGGGACGAGGGAACCACGACCGACAACCACATCCCCACCATCGTCATCTCGCCGAAGACGAACGGTGTGCACGCGACCCAGCCCTACACGCTGTGCTCGATCCTGCGCACCACCGAGGAGCTCCTGCGGCTGCCGCTGCTCGGCTGCGCCGCCACCGCCACCTCGATGCGAAGCGAGTTCAAGCTTTAG
- a CDS encoding group II truncated hemoglobin: MTTLYEFAGGDEALHRLEELFYAKALADPVLREVFPVRQPHHVDHLTWFTAESFGGPDRFSTALGFAYLIDVHRHLKITDAQRERFVAAYLEAIDEAGLPDDADFRAAVREHVEFGAHVAQQNSLAETDADLHPIREVPAWTWRRQSEG, translated from the coding sequence ATGACGACGCTCTACGAGTTCGCCGGCGGGGACGAGGCGCTGCACCGCCTGGAAGAGCTGTTCTACGCCAAAGCCCTGGCCGATCCCGTGCTGCGCGAGGTGTTCCCCGTCCGGCAGCCCCACCACGTCGACCACCTGACCTGGTTCACCGCCGAGTCCTTCGGCGGCCCCGACCGCTTCTCCACCGCGCTCGGCTTCGCCTACCTCATCGACGTCCACCGCCACCTGAAGATCACCGACGCCCAGCGGGAGCGGTTCGTCGCGGCCTACCTCGAAGCCATCGACGAAGCGGGGTTGCCCGACGACGCCGACTTCCGGGCCGCGGTCCGCGAGCACGTCGAGTTCGGCGCCCACGTGGCGCAGCAGAACTCGCTGGCCGAGACCGACGCCGACCTGCACCCGATCCGCGAGGTGCCCGCGTGGACCTGGCGGCGCCAGTCCGAAGGCTGA
- a CDS encoding TMEM165/GDT1 family protein, producing the protein MGGHAVWGLASATFVAAFVEFVEALTIVLAMALTRGWRSAMAGTAAAVVALVGFSAVVGYSLATWLPRTVLQLVVGTLLLIFGLQWLRKAILRSAGLKARHDEDSAFAAQTAAATVAGHRTRFGLDAFGFVVSFKGVFLEGVEVVFIVVTFGLNAGDVPVAAAAAVCAGVVVAGIGGVVARPLSAVPENALKYAVGLLLTTYGTFWAVEGLGVLHGGASLEWPGGDWALAAILAGWLLWSRVLVAILPRVRRRPPAAPDRVHLESPA; encoded by the coding sequence ATGGGCGGCCACGCGGTCTGGGGCCTGGCCTCGGCCACCTTCGTCGCGGCGTTCGTCGAGTTCGTCGAGGCGCTCACCATCGTGCTCGCGATGGCGCTGACCCGCGGTTGGCGCTCGGCCATGGCCGGCACCGCCGCCGCGGTCGTCGCGCTGGTCGGGTTCAGCGCGGTCGTCGGCTACTCGCTCGCGACCTGGCTGCCGCGCACGGTGCTGCAACTCGTGGTGGGCACGCTGCTGCTGATATTCGGGCTCCAGTGGTTGCGCAAGGCGATCCTGCGCAGCGCGGGGCTCAAGGCGCGCCATGACGAAGACTCGGCGTTCGCCGCGCAGACCGCGGCCGCCACCGTGGCCGGCCATCGAACCCGGTTCGGCCTCGACGCTTTCGGCTTCGTGGTCTCCTTCAAGGGCGTGTTCCTCGAGGGCGTAGAGGTGGTGTTCATCGTCGTGACCTTCGGCCTCAACGCCGGTGACGTGCCGGTCGCCGCGGCCGCCGCGGTCTGCGCGGGCGTGGTGGTCGCCGGGATCGGCGGTGTCGTGGCCCGCCCGCTGTCCGCCGTGCCGGAGAACGCCCTCAAATACGCCGTCGGGCTGCTGCTGACCACCTATGGCACGTTCTGGGCGGTCGAAGGGCTCGGCGTGTTGCACGGGGGTGCCAGCCTGGAGTGGCCGGGCGGCGACTGGGCGCTCGCGGCGATCCTGGCCGGCTGGCTGCTGTGGTCGCGCGTGCTGGTCGCGATCCTGCCCCGCGTGCGGCGGCGCCCGCCCGCCGCACCCGACCGCGTCCACCTGGAGAGTCCGGCATGA
- a CDS encoding glycoside hydrolase family 2 protein — protein MMRLLDGTWTLHAGAGPVPAELADDLRAGVPATVPGVVHTDLLAAGLIPDPFDATNEPALTWIGWTDWEYRRSFTFDPGEHDRHDLVAEGLDTVATIWLNDVEVARTANHHRTYRFDVGDVLRAGVNELRIVFASAARTAREAAAVLGPRPLVDRAHPFNAIRKPAYHFGWDWGPEIVTAGIWRSIAVESWSAARIAVLRPLTSYTATEGCGLDLHVEVETAGATDLTVRVRVGGAAGTAAVSGDRAHLTLAVPDAAPWWPRGHGDQPLYDVELELVADGTVLDRRSARVGFRSVTLDTTPDEVGNPFRLAVNGSDVYVRGVNWIPNSSYLPSITAADLDRALDDAVEANVNLLRVWGGGVYESEDFYAACDTKGLLVWQDFLLACAAYAEEEPLAGEVEAEAREAVARLAGHASLALFNGGNENLWGYASWGWRAQLRGATWGDGYYTELFPRIVAELAPGTPYSPGSPSSIDPYLHPNDESNGTMHIWDVWNTDDYTVYANHRPRFVAEFGFQGPPAISTLRAVVHDSPASPHGPQMLVHQKAVDGNGKLERGLGDHLLIPAEFVDWHWATQLNQARAIRFGITHFRSLFPLNTGAVLWQLNDCWPVVSWSAVDSRGIRKPLWHALRAVFADRFASVRPAALTVHNDHAEAWRTAAHAVRMTLDGKPLASCAAELSVPPRGAATVALAADVFAPDDPAGEFVVVTLGTGERAFWYFVEDPVLDLAADAVEASVRPAAGGYAVVVRAGALVKDLTLLVDHLHPDARVDDGMVTLLPGEEVTFRVSTPEPLDVAALITHPVLRSANDLVG, from the coding sequence ATGATGCGACTACTCGACGGCACCTGGACGCTGCACGCCGGCGCCGGGCCCGTCCCGGCGGAGCTCGCCGACGACCTGCGCGCGGGCGTTCCGGCAACGGTGCCCGGCGTGGTGCACACCGACCTGCTCGCCGCCGGCCTGATCCCGGACCCGTTCGATGCGACCAACGAGCCCGCGCTCACCTGGATCGGCTGGACCGACTGGGAATACCGGCGGTCGTTCACGTTCGACCCGGGTGAACACGACCGGCACGACCTGGTGGCCGAGGGCCTCGACACGGTCGCGACCATCTGGCTCAACGACGTCGAGGTGGCCCGGACGGCCAACCACCACCGGACCTACCGCTTCGACGTCGGCGACGTGTTGCGGGCCGGCGTCAACGAGCTGCGGATCGTGTTCGCGTCGGCCGCGCGCACGGCGCGGGAAGCGGCGGCGGTGCTCGGGCCGCGGCCGCTGGTCGACCGCGCGCATCCGTTCAACGCGATCCGCAAGCCGGCCTACCACTTCGGCTGGGACTGGGGTCCGGAGATCGTCACCGCCGGGATCTGGCGGTCGATCGCGGTCGAGAGCTGGTCGGCCGCCCGCATCGCCGTGCTGCGGCCGCTGACGTCCTACACGGCCACCGAGGGTTGTGGACTCGACCTGCACGTCGAGGTCGAGACGGCCGGCGCGACCGACCTCACGGTCCGGGTGCGGGTCGGCGGCGCCGCCGGAACGGCAGCGGTGTCGGGCGACCGCGCGCACCTGACGCTGGCCGTGCCCGACGCCGCGCCCTGGTGGCCGCGCGGCCACGGCGATCAGCCGCTCTACGACGTCGAGCTGGAACTCGTCGCTGACGGGACCGTGCTCGACCGGCGGTCGGCCCGGGTCGGCTTCCGCAGCGTCACGCTCGACACGACGCCCGACGAGGTCGGCAACCCGTTCCGGTTGGCCGTCAACGGCAGCGACGTCTACGTCCGCGGCGTCAACTGGATCCCGAACAGCTCCTACCTGCCGAGCATCACCGCGGCCGACCTCGACCGCGCGCTCGACGACGCCGTCGAGGCCAACGTCAACCTGCTGCGGGTCTGGGGTGGCGGCGTCTACGAGTCCGAAGACTTCTACGCCGCCTGCGACACGAAGGGCCTCCTCGTCTGGCAGGACTTCCTGCTGGCCTGCGCGGCCTACGCCGAGGAGGAGCCGCTGGCCGGCGAGGTCGAGGCCGAGGCCCGCGAGGCGGTCGCGCGGCTCGCCGGGCACGCCAGCCTGGCCCTGTTCAACGGCGGAAACGAAAACCTCTGGGGGTACGCGTCCTGGGGCTGGCGGGCCCAGCTCCGCGGCGCGACCTGGGGTGACGGCTACTACACCGAGCTGTTCCCGCGGATCGTCGCCGAACTCGCGCCCGGCACGCCCTACTCACCCGGCAGCCCGTCGTCGATCGATCCCTACCTGCATCCCAACGACGAGTCCAACGGGACGATGCACATCTGGGACGTGTGGAACACCGACGACTACACGGTGTACGCGAACCACCGGCCCCGGTTCGTCGCCGAGTTCGGCTTCCAGGGCCCGCCGGCCATCTCCACCCTGCGCGCGGTGGTGCACGACTCCCCCGCCTCGCCGCACGGGCCGCAGATGCTCGTGCACCAGAAGGCCGTCGACGGCAACGGAAAACTGGAACGCGGGCTCGGCGACCATCTGCTGATCCCGGCCGAGTTCGTCGACTGGCACTGGGCGACCCAGCTCAACCAGGCCCGCGCCATCCGCTTCGGCATCACCCATTTCCGCTCGCTGTTCCCGCTCAACACCGGCGCCGTCCTGTGGCAGCTCAACGACTGCTGGCCGGTGGTGTCGTGGTCGGCGGTCGACTCGCGCGGCATCCGCAAGCCGCTCTGGCACGCCCTCCGCGCCGTGTTCGCCGACCGCTTCGCCTCGGTGCGCCCGGCGGCGCTGACCGTCCACAATGACCACGCCGAGGCGTGGCGGACGGCCGCGCACGCGGTGCGGATGACCCTTGACGGCAAGCCGCTCGCGTCGTGCGCGGCGGAGTTGAGCGTGCCGCCGCGCGGTGCGGCCACGGTCGCGCTGGCAGCCGACGTGTTCGCTCCCGACGACCCGGCCGGCGAGTTCGTGGTCGTCACCCTCGGCACGGGCGAGCGGGCCTTCTGGTATTTCGTCGAGGACCCGGTGCTCGACCTGGCCGCCGACGCGGTCGAGGCCTCGGTGCGGCCGGCCGCCGGCGGCTACGCCGTGGTGGTGCGGGCCGGCGCACTGGTCAAAGACCTGACGCTGCTGGTCGACCACCTGCATCCCGACGCACGGGTCGACGACGGCATGGTGACGCTGCTGCCCGGCGAGGAGGTGACCTTCCGGGTCAGCACGCCGGAGCCGCTCGATGTCGCGGCCCTGATCACCCATCCCGTGCTGCGGAGCGCTAACGACCTGGTCGGCTGA
- a CDS encoding dihydrofolate reductase family protein: MGKVIAIEHLTLDGVMQGPGGADEDTRDGFRHGGWATSRQDPKMQQAMGRYMAGPWSLLAGRTTYVQFADFWPKQGPNPFTDALTRATKYVASTTLAEPLPWENSVLLKGDAATAVARLKEERAENLIVMGSGVLARSLLRNRLVDEFLLLIHPLVLGTGRRLFTDSDSAFELTDCTTTDTGVIIGAYTANG, translated from the coding sequence ATGGGCAAGGTCATCGCGATCGAACACCTGACGCTCGACGGGGTCATGCAGGGTCCCGGCGGTGCCGACGAGGACACCCGCGACGGCTTCCGGCACGGTGGCTGGGCGACCAGCCGTCAGGATCCGAAGATGCAACAGGCGATGGGCCGATACATGGCGGGGCCGTGGTCGCTGCTGGCCGGGCGGACGACCTACGTCCAGTTCGCCGACTTCTGGCCCAAGCAGGGGCCGAACCCGTTCACCGACGCGCTAACCCGGGCCACGAAATATGTCGCCTCGACCACGCTGGCCGAGCCGCTCCCCTGGGAAAACTCCGTGCTGCTCAAAGGCGACGCCGCCACCGCGGTCGCCCGGCTGAAGGAGGAGCGCGCCGAGAACCTGATCGTCATGGGCAGTGGGGTGCTGGCCCGCTCGCTGCTGCGTAACCGCCTCGTCGACGAGTTTCTGCTGCTCATCCACCCGCTGGTGCTGGGCACCGGCCGTAGGCTGTTCACCGACTCGGACTCGGCCTTCGAGCTCACGGACTGCACGACGACGGACACCGGCGTGATCATCGGGGCCTACACCGCGAACGGCTGA
- a CDS encoding MGH1-like glycoside hydrolase domain-containing protein, producing MPAGYSLHDFSFDLRAHMAPANVWVTSGWTSVVARAGTVCGVGGCFAPPYAAPDSALTLTFDVDGREVSDGVRPGIAGFGLGLLAAGGTWRPDRVDRHGTFHQYDDGHLVSLGVSSRLTPLHGVGGYVLEVTVENRADQPASVTLRPALTTGRPGRVPLAEWGWMPPSPTGDEPLTLAHDDLSKLVPAGGRAEYTLTVALGDGRVAPDAAGLASERWDRRLATALDALPRLETDIPGLADYWHRSLASGLVCLWDNPAFITNPFVATSGVDGGALCAYMWDTGGYAPHLLTLMLGDTATELLEAMLKADLTRHYAIAPDGTGLGVAYAYSGWSLVTLATAVASQRGLAPGLVERLHDAVATLDARFPAAGELRDYGTQHNLLEMRGAGWEHVVASPNAERAAYLEALATLAEAAGAALPVDELRATAARIRTAIAEQLWDPDAKWFRSRYPDGHTELAYSVQAFDALRAGACTPEMAAELIAQVRPGAFLGAYGVSSVSAEDERHYEVGDTDWSGAGAYTGEAPQLALTLWERGEHELAWTVLSRLLWMGEHYPYFPQEHYSDRPAAPPVGRRANVIAGLAGAEAILLGLAGVRPQADGSLVIAPPPAPGTVTLRGLRFRGRVIDVACRPDGFTVTVDGQPVAAVDGVVTVGSAS from the coding sequence ATGCCCGCAGGCTATTCACTGCACGATTTCTCGTTCGACCTCCGCGCGCACATGGCGCCCGCCAACGTCTGGGTCACCAGCGGCTGGACGTCGGTCGTCGCCCGGGCCGGCACGGTCTGCGGGGTCGGCGGTTGCTTCGCGCCGCCCTACGCGGCACCGGACAGCGCGCTCACCCTCACCTTCGACGTCGACGGCCGCGAGGTCAGCGACGGCGTCCGGCCCGGCATCGCCGGCTTCGGCCTCGGCCTGCTCGCCGCCGGCGGCACCTGGCGACCGGACCGGGTGGACCGGCACGGCACGTTCCACCAGTACGACGACGGTCACCTGGTCTCGCTCGGCGTGTCGAGCCGCCTGACTCCCCTGCACGGCGTCGGCGGCTACGTCCTCGAGGTCACCGTCGAGAACCGGGCCGACCAGCCCGCCTCGGTGACGCTGCGGCCCGCGCTGACGACCGGGCGGCCGGGCCGGGTGCCGCTGGCCGAGTGGGGCTGGATGCCGCCGTCGCCGACCGGCGACGAGCCGCTCACGCTGGCGCACGACGACCTGTCCAAGCTGGTGCCGGCGGGTGGCCGGGCGGAGTACACGCTGACCGTGGCGCTGGGCGACGGGCGTGTCGCGCCGGATGCCGCGGGCCTGGCCAGCGAGCGGTGGGACCGGCGGCTGGCCACCGCGCTCGACGCGCTCCCCCGGCTCGAGACCGACATCCCCGGGTTGGCCGACTACTGGCACCGGAGCCTGGCCAGCGGGCTGGTCTGCCTCTGGGACAACCCCGCCTTCATCACCAACCCGTTCGTCGCCACGTCCGGTGTGGACGGTGGCGCGCTGTGCGCCTACATGTGGGACACCGGCGGCTACGCGCCGCACCTGCTCACGCTGATGCTCGGCGACACCGCGACCGAGTTGCTCGAAGCGATGCTGAAGGCCGACCTGACCCGGCACTACGCGATCGCGCCCGACGGCACCGGGCTGGGCGTCGCCTACGCCTACAGCGGCTGGTCGCTGGTCACCCTGGCGACCGCGGTGGCCAGCCAGCGCGGGCTGGCGCCGGGCCTGGTCGAGCGGCTGCACGACGCGGTCGCCACCCTCGACGCCCGCTTCCCGGCGGCCGGCGAGCTGCGCGACTACGGCACCCAGCACAACCTGCTGGAGATGCGCGGCGCCGGCTGGGAGCACGTGGTGGCGAGCCCGAACGCCGAGCGCGCCGCCTACCTCGAGGCGCTGGCCACGCTGGCCGAGGCCGCCGGCGCGGCGCTGCCGGTCGACGAGTTGCGGGCCACCGCCGCCCGGATCCGCACCGCGATCGCCGAGCAGCTCTGGGATCCCGACGCGAAGTGGTTCCGCAGCCGCTATCCGGACGGGCACACCGAGCTGGCGTACTCGGTGCAGGCCTTCGACGCCCTCCGCGCCGGCGCCTGCACCCCGGAGATGGCTGCCGAGCTGATCGCCCAGGTGCGGCCGGGCGCGTTCCTCGGCGCCTACGGGGTGAGCAGCGTCAGCGCCGAGGACGAGCGGCACTACGAGGTCGGCGACACCGACTGGTCCGGCGCCGGCGCCTACACCGGCGAGGCACCGCAGCTCGCCCTGACCCTGTGGGAGCGCGGCGAGCACGAGCTGGCCTGGACCGTGCTGTCCCGGCTGCTGTGGATGGGCGAGCACTATCCGTACTTCCCGCAGGAGCACTACTCCGACCGGCCCGCCGCACCACCGGTCGGCCGCCGGGCCAACGTCATCGCCGGGCTGGCCGGCGCCGAGGCCATCCTGCTCGGGCTCGCCGGCGTGCGGCCGCAGGCCGACGGCAGCCTGGTCATCGCGCCGCCGCCGGCACCCGGCACGGTCACGCTGCGCGGGCTGCGGTTCCGCGGCCGGGTCATCGACGTCGCGTGCAGGCCCGACGGTTTCACGGTCACGGTCGACGGTCAGCCGGTCGCGGCCGTCGACGGTGTGGTCACGGTGGGGAGCGCGTCATGA
- a CDS encoding LacI family DNA-binding transcriptional regulator: MPKLTIRDIAQLAGLSKSTVSLVLNNSPKVDPATRDRVLEVMRSHNYTPSTAATALAKGRTPFIGMIVPGLTWHMVAAVNWGVASVIEQSPYEIILYTSTNEKDYSSLVERIRASGLSAGLLVVTHDQPLDPLEKLHRAGLPVVLVNTLGTPSTLPSVQADNYEGTRTALRHLAELGHTRIACVQGLMAYECCQERYRGYLDGLSNAGIEADPELTVDGSFHPPTIRERVTELLARRDRPTAIVAQNDNTAYAVMQAVIDCGLRVPQDVSVVGFDDIASSADTHPPLTTVRQPFPEMGKAAARLLLETIDGATGDAGPVRMSTSLIVRESTARAAKKPFRKARPPAAGPDAAPRTWSGLGPNVSRTS; the protein is encoded by the coding sequence ATGCCCAAGCTGACGATTCGCGACATCGCGCAGCTTGCCGGGTTGTCCAAGAGCACGGTCTCACTCGTGCTCAACAACAGCCCGAAGGTCGACCCGGCCACTCGCGACCGGGTCCTCGAAGTGATGCGCAGCCACAACTACACCCCGAGCACCGCCGCGACGGCGTTGGCGAAGGGACGCACACCGTTCATCGGGATGATCGTGCCGGGCCTGACCTGGCACATGGTCGCCGCCGTCAACTGGGGCGTCGCGTCGGTGATAGAGCAGTCGCCGTACGAGATCATCCTCTACACCAGCACCAACGAGAAGGACTACTCGTCGCTCGTGGAGCGGATCAGGGCATCCGGGTTGTCGGCCGGCCTACTGGTCGTCACCCACGACCAGCCGCTCGATCCGCTGGAGAAGCTGCACCGGGCGGGCCTGCCGGTGGTGCTGGTCAACACCCTCGGCACGCCGTCGACCCTGCCGTCCGTGCAGGCCGACAACTACGAGGGGACCCGCACCGCGCTGCGCCACCTGGCCGAGCTCGGACACACCAGGATCGCCTGCGTGCAGGGCCTGATGGCCTACGAGTGCTGCCAGGAGCGCTACCGCGGCTATCTCGACGGGCTGTCCAATGCCGGGATCGAGGCCGATCCGGAGCTGACCGTCGACGGCAGCTTCCACCCGCCGACGATCCGGGAGCGGGTGACCGAGTTGCTCGCCCGGCGCGACCGGCCCACCGCGATCGTCGCGCAGAACGACAACACCGCGTACGCGGTCATGCAGGCGGTGATCGACTGCGGCCTGCGCGTGCCGCAGGACGTCTCCGTCGTCGGCTTCGACGACATCGCCTCGTCGGCGGACACCCATCCGCCGTTGACCACGGTGCGGCAACCCTTCCCCGAGATGGGTAAGGCCGCCGCACGGCTGCTGCTGGAGACGATCGACGGTGCCACCGGCGACGCCGGGCCCGTGCGGATGTCGACCAGCCTGATCGTCCGCGAGAGCACCGCCCGCGCGGCGAAGAAGCCCTTCCGCAAGGCCCGACCGCCGGCCGCCGGCCCCGACGCCGCACCACGCACGTGGAGCGGGCTCGGCCCCAACGTCAGCAGAACCTCCTAG
- a CDS encoding alpha/beta fold hydrolase — protein sequence MTEQKPTVVLVHGAFAESASWTGVVERLRAQSVDVVAVANPLRSLPGDAAYVRDVLATIDGPVVLVGHSYGGMVITEAAAGSDQVAGLVYVCAFAPAQGESAFDLSGKFPGSTLGAALAAYPVTTGGNEFAIRPELFHHQFAADVTAEQAAVMSATQRPVTQDALTAGLPTSTPAWTSIPSWFVFSDQDLNIPVALHRFMADRAAAKGVAELAGASHALSVSEPEAVTASILDAVRAVSPR from the coding sequence ATGACCGAGCAGAAGCCGACCGTCGTCCTCGTCCACGGCGCGTTCGCCGAGTCCGCGAGCTGGACCGGTGTCGTCGAACGGCTGCGGGCGCAGTCCGTCGACGTCGTCGCCGTGGCCAACCCGCTGCGCAGCCTGCCGGGCGACGCCGCCTACGTCCGCGACGTGCTGGCCACCATCGACGGGCCGGTCGTGCTGGTCGGCCACTCCTACGGCGGCATGGTGATCACCGAGGCCGCCGCCGGCTCCGACCAGGTGGCCGGGCTGGTCTACGTCTGCGCGTTCGCGCCCGCACAGGGCGAGTCCGCGTTCGACCTGTCGGGCAAGTTCCCCGGCAGCACCCTCGGCGCGGCGCTGGCCGCCTACCCGGTGACCACCGGCGGCAACGAGTTCGCCATCCGCCCCGAGTTGTTCCACCACCAGTTCGCCGCCGACGTGACCGCCGAGCAGGCCGCCGTGATGAGCGCGACCCAGCGCCCGGTCACCCAGGACGCGCTGACCGCGGGCCTGCCGACCAGCACGCCGGCCTGGACGTCGATCCCGTCGTGGTTCGTCTTCAGCGACCAGGACCTCAACATCCCGGTCGCCCTGCACCGCTTCATGGCCGACCGCGCCGCGGCCAAGGGCGTCGCCGAGCTGGCGGGGGCCTCGCACGCGCTCTCCGTCTCCGAGCCCGAGGCCGTGACGGCGTCGATCCTCGACGCGGTGCGCGCGGTGTCACCGCGCTAA